One Helianthus annuus cultivar XRQ/B chromosome 12, HanXRQr2.0-SUNRISE, whole genome shotgun sequence genomic region harbors:
- the LOC110892993 gene encoding putative nuclease HARBI1 translates to MSADIIKPSANYNDDVPDYILNNPRYYPIFKDCIGAIDGTHVRASVRSKDQPKYIGRKGYATQNIMAVCDFNMCFTFVWAGWEGSAHDTRIFNEALRRPELNFPHPMGGKYYVVDAGYPNINGYLAPYKGQSIRYHIPEFRRGQSSAMRAPRGPKETLNYHHSSLRNIIERTFGVWKARWALLRDMHVNYTYEHQVSIVIASMAVHNFIRKTSSFDEAFNTAQQESYIPRGTSNALHEEVPSTNRTNDGCTYMQARRDCIALDIMESRT, encoded by the exons ATGAGTGCTGACATCATCAAGCCATCCGCAAACTATAATGATGATGTACCtgattatatattaaataatccTCGGTATTATCCAATATTCAAGGATTGCATTGGGGCTATTGATGGGACTCACGTGAGGGCATCAGTTCGATCGAAGGACCAACCGAAATACATTGGTCGAAAAGGATATGCGACACAAAATATAATGGCTGTTTGTGATTTTAACATGTGCTTTACATTCGTATGGGCTGGATGGGAGGGTAGTGCACATGACACCCGAATCTTCAATGAAGCCTTACGGAGGCCGGAGCTTAATTTCCCACATCCAATGGGTG GTAAATATTACGTTGTTGATGCCGGATACCCAAATATTAATGGGTATCTTGCTCCATACAAAGGTCAAAGCATTCGTTATCATATACCAGAATTTCGACGTGGACAGAGTAGTGCTATGCGTGCTCCTCGCGGACCAAAAGAGACACTTAACTATCACCACTCGTCATTGCGGAATATTATTGAGCGGACCTTTGGAGTGTGGAAAGCTAGGTGGGCGTTATTGAGAGATATGCATGTTAATTACACATACGAGCACCAAGTGAGTATTGTGATAGCATCGATGGCGGTCCATAACTTTATTAGAAAGACCAGTAGCTTTGATGAAGCATTTAACACGGCCCAACAAGAATCTTACATTCCTCGTGGTACTAGTAATGCACTTCATGAAGAAGTTCCGTCAACAAATCGTACGAATGATGGTTGTACGTATATGCAAGCGAGAAGAGATTGTATTGCGCTAGATATAATGGAATCACGGACATGA
- the LOC110895148 gene encoding L10-interacting MYB domain-containing protein yields the protein MDENHPNVVCFETPPNKVRSKFKWDDITFKEFINACVLEVERGNKPTTSFTKAGWANILQTMNEKTGKTLDKKQMTNKWDSMKKEWKIYDRLMRLETGIGGTRSFIDASPEWWDEKIKEDKDFAKFRGADLSIYESDYATLFRDSVATGENAMTPLQFQKDSTVSGVRSEENIEGKGDSDEISLGDDDGLSKNLLIILEKPFIDISMQCWRRC from the exons ATGGATGAAAACCATCCAaatgttgtttgttttgaaacaccaccTAACAAGGTTAGATCAAAATTTAAGTGGGATGATATTACGTTCAAGGAGTTTATCAATGCATGCGTGCTTGAAGTTGAAAGAGGGAATAAACCCACTACGTCCTTTACTAAGGCTGGGTGGGCGAATATATTACAAACCATGAACGAAAAAACAGGTAAAACCCTTGATAAAAAACAAATGACAAACAAATGGGATAGCATGAAAAAAGAATGGAAGATTTATGACCGCCTGATGAGACTTGAAACTGGGATTGGTGGGACGAGAAGCTTCATCGACGCATCGCCCGAGTGGTGGGATGAGAAAATAAAG GAAGATAAAGACTTTGCCAAATTTAGGGGTGCAGATTTGAGCATCTATGAGTCGGATTATGCTACTTTGTTTCGGGATTCGGTTGCCACCGGAGAAAACGCTATGACTCCGTTACAATTTCAAAAGGATAGCACCGTGAGCGGTGTTCGAAGTGAAGAAAATATTGAGGGCAAAGGCGATAGTGATGAAATAAGTTTAGGTGATGATGATG GTTTGTCCAAGAATCTTTTAATCATTCTGGAGAAACCATTCATAGACATTTCCATGCAGTGTTGGCGGCGGTGCTAA